The following are encoded together in the Onychostoma macrolepis isolate SWU-2019 chromosome 03, ASM1243209v1, whole genome shotgun sequence genome:
- the LOC131536707 gene encoding gastrula zinc finger protein XlCGF49.1-like: MRVHGGGKMHTCDQCGKSFAQKSSLKTHMIIHSGEKPHTCDQCGRSFTQKSGLKTHMTIHSGEKPYSCDQCGNSFTLKVNLKLHMRIHTGERPYPCDQCGKSFTDASTLKSHLRSHSGERPFYCDQCGKTFTSASILRVHLKIHTKEKPHVCSLCGKCFSVLSVLKEHQKRHSGVKEHMCFDCGKTFVTAAELRKHQTVHTGEKPYKCSHCDQRFHCPGYVKTHERIVWEEFHTKRKP, encoded by the coding sequence ATGAGGGTTCATGGTGGAGGGAAGatgcacacatgtgatcagtgtgggaagagttttgcACAAAAATCAAGCCTGAAGACACATATGATAATCCACAGCGGAGAGAAACCACACacgtgtgatcagtgtgggagGAGTTTTACACAAAAATCAGGCCTGAAGACACATATGACAATCCACagtggagagaaaccgtactcatgtgatcagtgtgggaacAGTTTTACACTTAAAGTAAATCTTAAGTtacacatgaggatccacactggagaaagGCCGTAcccatgtgatcagtgcgggaagagttttaCAGATGCGAGCACTCTTAAATCACATCTGCGTTCGCATTCTGGAGAAAGACCATTTTACTGTGACCAGTGCGGGAAAACGTTTACATCAGCTTCAATCCTAAGGGTTCACCTGAAAATTCATACAAAAGAAAAGCCTCATGTGTGTTCTTTGTGTGGAAAGTGTTTTAGTGTGCTGAGTGTCTTAAAAGAACACCAGAAAAGACACAGTGGTGTGAAGGAACATATGTGCTTTGATTGTGGGAAGACCTTTGTTACTGCCGCTGAGCTGAGAAAGCACCAGacagttcacactggagaaaagccttacaagtgttcacactgtgaccaGAGATTTCATTGCCCAGGATATGTGAAAACACACGAGAGGAtcgtgtgggaagagtttcacacaaaaaGGAAACCTTAA